A single region of the Amphiura filiformis chromosome 7, Afil_fr2py, whole genome shotgun sequence genome encodes:
- the LOC140157111 gene encoding uncharacterized protein: protein MASSTQKHQWNLSIHLVCKYCQMKFRPGDIPRYFSHLRHHELKIKPYWYTNPNMPPKSGCSRLYQNIKESTNFDVESQTTEDQDPLQGTGVINLQQESMTNADDHQDRKLTEVCQNQCDFDTSKLHVTAYKLQNKTMPVCKYCNKQQHELSDVKGERPHKCSYCNKAFSLLCNKKSHELTYTGEKPHKCSYCSKTFTFACFKKNHEMIHTGEKPHKCNYCHKGFTQAYNKKRHEMTHTGEKPHKCSYCNKTFSSMGNKKRHELIHTGEKPHNCSFCNKSFTYAQVLKQHEMIHTGEKPHKCSYCHKSFHTTGDKKRHEMTHTGEKPHNCSYCNKSFTYAQVLKQHEMIHTGEKPHKCSYCNKSFTYAQVLKQHEMIHTGEKPHNCSYCNKGFTYAQVLKQHEMIHTGEKPHNCSYCNKSFTYAQVLKQHEMIHTGEKPHKCSYCNKSFAQAGQKKQHEKIHS from the coding sequence ATGGCTTCAAGTACACAAAAGCACCAATGGAACTTATCAATTCACTTAGTGTGCAAATACTGCCAGATGAAATTCCGTCCAGGAGACATTCCTCGCTACTTCTCCCATCTCAGGCATCATGAGCTGAAGATCAAGCCATACTGGTATACCAATCCTAACATGCCACCAAAATCTGGGTGTAGTAGGCTTTACCAAAATATCAAAGAATCAACAAACTTTGATGTGGAAAGTCAGACGACAGAAGATCAAGATCCATTACAAGGGACAGGTGTTATAAATCTTCAGCAAGAATCAATGACTAATGCTGATGATCATCAAGACAGAAAACTAACAGAGGTGTGCCAGAATCAGTGTGATTTTGACACTTCAAAGCTACATGTAACTGCttacaaattacaaaataagACTATGCCAGTATGCAAGTATTGCAATAAGCAGCAGCATGAGTTGTCAGATGTGAAAGGTGAAAGACctcacaaatgtagctactgcaataaAGCTTTTAGTTTATTGTGCAACAAGAAAAGTCATGAATTGACCtacacaggagaaaaacctcacaaatgtagctactgcagtaaaacatttacatttgcatgttttaagaaaaatcatgaaatgatccatacaggagaaaagCCTCACAAATGTAACTACTGCCACAAGGGCTTTACTCAGGCATATaacaagaaacgacatgaaatgACCCATACAGGTGAAaagcctcataaatgtagctactgtaataaAACGTTTAGCTCAATGGGAAACAAGAAACGACATGAATTAATTCATACTGGTGAAAAGCCTCACAATTGTAGCTTCTGCAACAAAAGCTTTACTTATGCTCAAGTActcaaacaacatgaaatgatccatacaggagaaaagcctcacaaatgtagctactgccACAAAAGCTTTCATACAACAGGTgacaagaaacgacatgaaatgACCCATACAGGTGAAAAGCCTCACAAttgtagctactgcaacaaaagcTTTACTTATGCTCAAGTActcaaacaacatgaaatgatccatacaggagaaaaacctcacaaatgtagctactgtaacaaaaGCTTTACTTATGCTCAAGTActcaaacaacatgaaatgattcatacaggagaaaaacctcacaattgtagctactgcaacaagggctttacttATGCTCAAGTActcaaacaacatgaaatgattcatacaggagaaaaacctcacaattgtagctactgcaacaaaagcTTTACTTATGCTCAAGTActcaaacaacatgaaatgattcatacaggagaaaaacctcacaaatgtagctactgtaataaATCCTTTGCTCAAGC